The Rissa tridactyla isolate bRisTri1 chromosome 6, bRisTri1.patW.cur.20221130, whole genome shotgun sequence DNA segment ATTGCTCCACGAGGCTGCTCTCGCCCAGCTCAGCATCAGAGAGCTGATggagttggggcggggggggaaggtgtgTCAGTGAATCCCAACATTTCCCAGctccggggtggggggacgggacaccccaCAGCAAGGAAGCCCCATCTCCCAGGAGCGCCAGGAAAACCTTTTAATAGCAAGAGCAAACGTGGTCCCCCATTGCTCGTCATCTCACCCCAGGCCACTCAGGCTGGTGGCCGGATGCCAGACCCCTCTGGTGGGGTAAGGCAGGGAGCCGGTGGGGCAGCGGGGACCTGCCCCCCCCAGGGCTTAGCTGTCGGTGAAGTTGGCCTTGCGCTTCTCCACAAACGCCGTCATCCCCTCCTTGCGGTCACCCTGCGGGGAGCAGAGAGGGTGAGGttgaggcaggggctggggggttgCGGAAGCCCTGCTATACCCGCCCTTGCTGTGATGGGACCGACTTCCCCTTACTCACAGTGGCAAAGGTGGCATAAAAAAGCCGCTTCTCCGTCCTGGTCCCCTCTGCCAGCGTTGTCTCAAAGGctaaaagcaaaggagaagttGGGGAGGCCTGCCGCCCGGCCCCCCAGAGAGGGGCTCCCGGTTGCCGCCCCAGCCCCTACCTGCGTTGACCGACTCCTTCGCCATGGCAGTCACCAGCTTGGAGTTGCTGGCGATCTTCTCAGCACAGGCGATGGCAGCATCCAGCAGCTTCTCCACGGGGAAGACCTTGCTCACCAGCCCTAGGATGGTGGGTGGgaggcggtggggtggggtgggggctacCCGCCGGATCCCCACCATGCCGGGGATGGCCCATGCCCCCTACCTGCCTCCTTCGCCTCCGCTGCTGATATCCGGTCCCCGGTGAGGACCATCTCCATGGCCAGCGACTTCCCCACCGCCCTGGTCAACCTCTGTGTCCCTCCAGCACCTGGAGGtgtttggggaagggggaaaggtcCAGAGAGGGACAACTTgggtgtccctgctgtccccgctccggctgggggtgggtgggtgcccCCCGTCCCGCTCACCTGGGATGGTCCCCAGCAGGATTTCGGGTTGCCCGAACTGCGCTTTCTCACCGGCGTAGATGATGTCGCACATCATGGCCAGCTCGCACCC contains these protein-coding regions:
- the ECHS1 gene encoding enoyl-CoA hydratase, mitochondrial, whose amino-acid sequence is MAASLRALLRPAAAARRRALFPLPPPPLPGARACSAGSPYQYLAVQRTGARQSVGLIQLNRPQALNALCEGLMQELRRALEALENDPQVGAIVITGSQKAFAAGADIKEMQNKTFQECYSSGFLAGWDKVSTVRKPIIAAVNGYALGGGCELAMMCDIIYAGEKAQFGQPEILLGTIPGAGGTQRLTRAVGKSLAMEMVLTGDRISAAEAKEAGLVSKVFPVEKLLDAAIACAEKIASNSKLVTAMAKESVNAAFETTLAEGTRTEKRLFYATFATGDRKEGMTAFVEKRKANFTDS